The following proteins come from a genomic window of Micromonas commoda chromosome 2, complete sequence:
- the LPQC gene encoding depolymerase (contains LpqC domain in entirety, these are poly(3-hydroxybutyrate) depolymerases [Secondary metabolites biosynthesis, transport, and catabolism]) codes for MRLVSLAVLALALLVAPATCDKDKSAWTCESDGFWHENGVKSQYTCSESGSKADDGSKGESPSPSSKGDEKEDGGKEDAATVCPGDGNDAGFDAFPTVTRTCVKGPPNDATRCWWTYRPPTSQTGRIPLVVDMHGGGGCASHRARWSGFKALADAKLFAVAWPAGYANEWGTCGSDCEGVRAASGGKNIRDTDDITFLTALIAFEAARPMDGSSPPVDATRVYLTGFSMGCMMAHRFAMERSDLTAGFGCHGGDLIGAGADLNAQKARFSIKPTAAFMTGGSSDAWFSPSAFVTWRTWNGCDAGDANVASTNVTSPRVGNIQRGAGCDAPTARYVVFDAGHTEDDAMAAATWDFVAASTRPGANAAIAEVTVPVERAPVTSAGSRVPAGVAALATAAVFFLSFSEEHSFQ; via the coding sequence ATGCGTCTTGTCTcgctcgccgtgctcgcgctcgcgcttctcGTCGCGCCTGCCACGTGCGACAAGGACAAGTCCGCGTGGACGTGCGAGTCCGACGGGTTCTGGCACGAGAACGGCGTCAAGAGCCAGTACACCTGCTCCGAGTCCGGTTCCAAGGCTGACGACGGTTCGAAGGGCGAGAGCCCGAGTCCATCTTCCAAGGGAgacgagaaggaggacggCGGTAAGGAGGATGCCGCGACCGTGTGCCCCGGTGACGGCAACGACGCGGGCTTCGACGCTTTCCCCACCGTGACGCGCACGTGCGTGAAAGGTccgccgaacgacgcgacgcggtgtTGGTGGACGTATAGACCGCCGACGTCGCAGACGGGCCGAATTCCGCTCGTGGTCGACATgcacggcggaggcggttgcgcgtcgcaccgcgcgcggtggtccgGCTTCAAAGCGTTGGCGGACGCAAAACTGTTTGCGGTGGCGTGGCCCGCGGGCTACGCGAACGAGTGGGGGACGTGCGGCTCGGATTGTGAGGGCGtcagggcggcgagcggtgGCAAGAACATCCGCGACACGGATGACATCACCTTCCTCACGGCACTCATCGCTTTCGAGGCCGCTCGCCCGATGGACGgcagctcgccgcccgttgacgcgacgcgggtgtACCTCACGGGGTTCAGCATGGGATGTATGATGGCGCACAGGTTCGCGATGGAGAGGTCGGACCTGACGGCGGGGTTCGGGTgtcacggcggcgacctgaTCGGCGCCGGAGCCGACTTGAACGCGCAAAAGGCGAGGTTTTCGATCaagcccaccgccgcgttcatgACGGGCGGATCCTCGGACGCCTGGTTCTCACCGAGCGCCTTCGTGACATGGCGGACGTGGAACGGGTGCGATGCGGGGGATGCGAACGTCGCATCCACGAACGTCACGTCACCGCGAGTCGGGAACAtccaacgcggcgccggctgcGACGCCCCCACGGCTCGGTACGTCGTGTTCGACGCGGGCCACACGGAGGATGAcgccatggccgcggcgacgtgggacTTCGTGGCGGCCTCCACGCGAccgggcgcgaacgccgcgatcgcTGAGGTGACAGTCCCGGTGGAGCGGGCTCCCGTGACCAGTGCCGGgtcgagggtgccggcgggcgtcgccgcgctcgcgacggcggcggtgtttTTTCTTTCATTCAGTGAGGAACACTCATTTCAATAG
- the A2M gene encoding alpha-2 macroglobulin family-like protein (This protein contains A2M_N, A2M_N_2, A2M, A2M_2 and A2M_recep domains. These domains, include expected N term and C term domains of the alpha-2 macroglobulin family), with the protein MTGSWKTLVVVFATAIFALAPAVGAVQPLVLAPAKITVGATVGLLVNGAATAGGLKADLMDSADKVIASVTAPPGSGDAQTVQLAVPSSAPPGSARIKIYKTSAPATAFATHAVTLIKAENMDVSALIIETDKPVYKPGQTVQVRVLSLTSKGLKPRSAKVTLTVKDPSDFIVFRRELDADASGVVTARMPTSVEPPLGKYTVEASATDGDGDGTVSGYGSFTLDRYVLPSFHVEINPDSTAVFRGQAKIEGEVKAKYTYGEDMSGTYDVTVWQREGANIGFGDAIMAMPEPDGRERPSGTEYRLIAEKKSQPIVDGSARFSLDVSAANINFGWGWGSNAPELVVEATVRDAATGRVQNGSIAVAPKYNAYDLNLISSSGMSNAIKPGLPIELTLEASTHDGKPFESTFPMKVTTYKMDWSDKSTVVYQVTTKQASDGKRAVGKFTVNVPAQDPRCCWENDLTSYRSESCCITSVEVSNDAMATSSKSMAASVVSFDTVSSADSLVPTVSWSGRVASTTSFGDYVTTSGVPSDPVSVGQSVKFRIASTFTPSSSKFTWAVLSESKGVVATGLAAQNTDVLFQVTESMKPSSVLLVYSPWDGTDTEDTNVVACAKSFEVSPASAHAFPQNLTVSLSSAEVRPGAKVTLETRATAVGSKVYVLAYDTAVAIQAGGISSALTKDRVIAATSPTKSAAAVFGGGSSCYPPADIDSNTIAMVTKMKTSKCTATGGGMMPRGGDVMFAMEEAMAMDAPAVMSGVSSKAGNKGDGLTAVTRVRSFFPETWVWVDVDTDAGTGLATLPDLVAPDSMTTWQFAAFSTHPTDGLAVADESAASSQLKVFKPFFVSPNLPYSAIRGEDLVVRVGVFNYLERALDVTVEIASSPDFDVVSSGGPNSVVSVAAKATGTAAFTIRPKKLGDVDVQISGRTSADVGHADAVKRSVRIEPEGFPREATANAVVNRPSGGAVESVTLSSLLPSAGVVEGSVRSTFAVVGDLMGPSVNGLDRLVQVPYGCGEQNMITMAPNVAAISYLNAARRLTSELKQRAEDNIAMGYQRELQYRHSNGAFSAFGEGSGSDGSLWLTAFVVRVFSQAAEVGNLATDPSVLSSAAEFIASKQSSDGSFKDPSPPVHSEMSGGAGEGPGLAAYCLLAMVEAGRSAGNVDQTISFLEGSIDSGFGGSSYVAAISAHALTRACAKIGKGCDLATRARAKLLEMATADTDGTKHWGSSGAVVSSPVADARVIPYGAETSTEVEATAYAVLALVGAGDTSGAYSGARWLLMRRNARGGFQSTQDTVVALEALGAYAAATFSDVASLSVTPATVGNFSPGTITIDESSFDLMQRFDAHGATEVLATVEGSGVALMQLEVTYNLETDPNPPEFELVVRAKATAVTEAATRRRRRGRSLLGNLFGSNDGGGGGGGEAETVSADDARATEVNACVKRIRPGVPLGMVLLDVGLFTGFAPDEDSLADIRVEGKGYVNRVDADDRKVVFYLENTDSSEACVIFQATKMHDVKNLQAATSTVQAYYHPERKGTAVTDSGDIEDISTSPRRGGLFLIDGRSPLEVVTSDGKVSEKARVGFFTSLLASILFWGLG; encoded by the coding sequence ATGACAGGTTCATGGAAGACGCTTGTGGTCGTGTTTGCGACGGCGATATTCGcactcgcgcccgcggtcggcgcggttCAGCCGCTCGTCCTGGCTCCCGCGAAAATAACTGTCGGGGCGACGGTGGGTCTCCTCGTGAATGGCGCGGCCACGGCCGGGGGATTGAAAGCCGACCTGATGGACTCGGCGGATAAAGTTATCGCATCGgtgaccgcgccgccgggctccggcgacgcgcagacGGTGCAGCTGGCCGTGCCATCCAGCGCTCCGCCCGGGTCGGCTCGCATCAAGATCTACAAAACGTcagccccggcgacggccttCGCGACACACGCGGTGACGCTGATAAAGGCCGAGAACATGGACGTATCCGCCCTCATCATCGAGACGGACAAGCCCGTGTACAAACCTGGTCAGACGGTCCAGGTGCGGGTGTTGTCGCTCACGTCAAAAGGGCTCAAGCCCAGGTCCGCCAAGGTGACGCTGACGGTGAAGGACCCGAGCGATTTCATCGTGTttcgtcgcgagctcgacgccgacgcgagcggggtggtgacggcgaggatgcccACCAGCGTCGAGCCGCCGCTGGGAAAATATACAGTCGAGgccagcgcgacggacggggacggagaTGGGACCGTCTCGGGATATGGGTCATTCACCCTGGACCGATACGTGCTTCCGTCCTTTCATGTCGAGATCAACCCCGACTCAACCGCGGTGTTCCGAGGGCAGGCGAAGATTGAGGGAGAGGTCAAAGCGAAGTATACGTACGGCGAGGACATGTCGGGCACGTATGACGTTACGGTATggcagcgcgagggcgcgaatATCGGATTTGGCGATGCCATCATGGCGATGCCGGAGCccgatggacgcgaacgTCCGTCTGGCACCGAGTACCGTCTCATTGCTGAGAAGAAATCGCAGCCCATCGTAGACGGTTCCGCGAGGTTCTCTTTGGACGTTTCCGCCGCGAATATCAACTTTGGCTGGGGTTGGGGCTCAAACGCgccggagctcgtcgtcgaggccaCAGTGAGGGATGCCGCGACTGGCCGTGTGCAGAATGGGAGCATCGCAGTCGCGCCCAAGTACAACGCGTATGACCTGAACTTGATTTCCTCCTCTGGGATGAGCAACGCGATCAAGCCGGGTCTGCCCATAGAGCTCACGCTCGAGGCGTCAACACACGACGGAAAGCCGTTCGAGTCCACGTTTCCGATGAAGGTGACCACGTACAAGATGGACTGGAGCGACAAGTCCACAGTCGTTTACCAGGTGACGACGAAGCAGGCGAGCGATGGCAAGAGAGCTGTGGGAAAGTTTACTGTGAACGTGCCCGCGCAGGACCCGCGTTGCTGTTGGGAGAATGATTTAACCTCATACCGTTCGGAGTCGTGCTGCATTACGTCGGTCGAGGTGAGCAACGACGCCATGGCAACCTCGTCAAAGTCGATGGCTGCGTCGGTGGTCTCGTTTGACACGGTATCATCCGCTGACAGCCTTGTCCCGACGGTGTCGTGGTCCGGTCGAGTCGCCTCCACAACCTCGTTCGGCGACTACGTCACTACATCTGGCGTGCCTTCCGACCCCGTCTCGGTCGGCCAGAGTGTCAAATTtcgcatcgcgtcgacgttcaCACCGAGCTCGAGTAAGTTTACTTGGGCGGTTCTCTCCGAGTCCAAGGGCGTGGTCGCGACAGGATTGGCGGCTCAGAATACCGACGTGCTGTTCCAGGTGACAGAGTCTATGAAACCCAGTTCGGTCCTACTGGTGTATTCACCTTGGGATGGAACGGACACAGAAGATACCAACGTCGTGGCCTGCGCTAAGAGCTTTGAGGTATCACCAGCAAGCGCACATGCGTTTCCGCAGAATCTCACTGTGTCGCTGAGTTCAGCGGAGGTTCGTCCAGGCGCGAAAGTGACCTTAgagacgcgtgcgacggcggTAGGGTCGAAGGTGTACGTGCTCGCGTACGATACGGCTGTGGCGATACAGGCGGGAGGAATATCGAGCGCGCTCACGAAGGATCGCGTCATTGCCGCAACTTCACCGACAAAatctgccgccgccgttttTGGTGGTGGCTCCTCTTGTTATCCCCCAGCCGACATCGATTCGAACACGATCGCCATGGTGACGAAAATGAAAACGTCAAAGTGCACCGCGACAGGAGGAGGGATGatgccccgcggcggagatgtcATGTTTGCGATGGAGGAGGCCATGGCTATGGACGCGCCAGCAGTGATGTCTGGCGTATCGTCAAAGGCTGGCAACAAAGGGGATGGCCTGACTGCTGTTACACGTGTGCGCTCTTTCTTCCCGGAAACATGGGTTTGGGTCGACGTTGACACAGATGCGGGAACGGGACTTGCTACCCTGCCTGATTTGGTGGCCCCGGACAGCATGACGACCTGGCAATTTGCGGCGTTTTCGACACACCCGACGGATGGGCTCGCTGTTGCGGACGAGTCCGCCGCTTCTTCGCAGCTCAAGGTGTTCAAGCCCTTCTTCGTCTCTCCCAACCTTCCGTATTCCGCGATAAGGGGTGAGGATCTTGTTGTGCGCGTCGGGGTGTTCAACTATCTAGAGAGAGCGCTCGACGTGACCGTGGAGATTGCGTCCAGCCCCGACTTTGATGTGGTATCCAGCGGCGGGCCTAACTCTGTCGTCTcagtcgccgcgaaggccaCAGGAACCGCCGCATTTACCATCCGTCCTAAGAAACTTGGTGATGTTGACGTCCAAATCTCAGGCCGAACGTCTGCGGATGTGGGCCACGCGGATGCGGTGAAGCGCTCGGTGAGGATCGAGCCCGAGGGCTTTCCGCGCGAGGCCACGGCTAACGCCGTGGTCAACCGACCttcgggcggcgccgtggaaaGTGTCACCCTGTCATCTCTGCTCCCCTCCGCAGGGGTGGTGGAGGGCAGCGTGCGGTCTACGTTTGCCGTGGTAGGGGACCTCATGGGTCCTTCGGTGAACGGTCTGGACCGGCTGGTTCAGGTTCCATATGGGTGCGGCGAGCAGAACATGATCACCATGGCGCCAAACGTTGCTGCCATCTCGTACCTCAACGCAGCCCGCAGGCTCACATCCGAATTGAAGCAGCGCGCAGAGGACAACATCGCCATGGGTTACCAGCGCGAACTCCAGTACAGGCACTCCAACGGAGCGTTCTCGGCGTTTGGAGAAGGTTCCGGCTCGGACGGTTCGCTCTGGCTCACCGCGTTCGTGGTTCGTGTGTTTTCACAAGCTGCTGAGGTGGGAAACCTCGCAACGGACCCATCGGTtctctcctccgcggctgaGTTTATCGCGTCGAAGCAAAGCAGCGATGGTTCATTCAAGGATCCGAGCCCGCCGGTGCACTCGGAGATGTCTGGCGGGGCAGGCGAGGGCCCTGGTCTCGCCGCTTACTGCCTGTTGGCGATGGTCGAAGCTGGTCGATCAGCCGGGAACGTCGATCAGACCATCTCTTTCTTGGAGGGGTCCATTGATTCCGGTTTCGGTGGTTCGTCATACGTCGCCGCTATCTCCGCGCACGCCTTGACACGGGCGTGCGCCAAAATTGGGAAAGGGTGCGATCTCGCCACGCGTGCGAGGGCCAAGTTGCTTGAAATGGCCACGGCGGATACTGACGGCACAAAACACTGGGGTTCatccggcgcggtggtctcTTCTCCTGTTGCAGATGCTCGTGTCATTCCCTACGGCGCCGAGACTAGTACTGAGGTGGAAGCGACTGCGTATGCCGTGCTCGCTCTGGTGGGTGCTGGCGACACCTCGGGCGCCTATTCCGGTGCGAGATGGCTGCTCATGAGGAGAAACGCGAGAGGCGGTTTCCAGTCGACGCAGGACACCGTGGttgcgctcgaggcgctcggaGCGTACGCCGCTGCGACGTTCTCAGATGTCGCCTCCCTTTCGGTGACACCCGCGACAGTTGGGAATTTTTCGCCTGGGACTATCACCATCGACGAGTCATCCTTCGATCTCATGCagcgcttcgacgcgcacggcgcgacAGAGGTGCTCGCCACTGTTGAGGgaagcggcgtcgcgttgaTGCAGCTGGAAGTCACTTACAACCTCGAGACTGACCCGAACCCTCCTGAattcgagctcgtcgtacGTGCCAAGGCAACAGCGGTCACTGAGGCTgcgacgcgaagaaggcgacgggggaggAGCCTGCTCGGCAACCTGTTTGGATCAAACGatgggggcggcggcggtggcggcgaggcagAAACAGtcagcgccgacgacgcgagggctaCTGAGGTGAATGCGTGCGTGAAGAGAATAAGGCCCGGCGTCCCTCTCGGCATGGTACTCCTCGATGTCGGACTCTTCACAGGGTTTGCGCCGGACGAAGACTCGTTGGCTGATATACGCGTTGAGGGCAAGGGTTATGTCAACagagtcgacgccgacgaccgaaAAGTTGTCTTCTACCTGGAGAACACGGATTCGTCGGAGGCATGCGTGATATTCCAGGCCACGAAAATGCACGATGTGAAGAACCTTCAAGCCGCCACTTCGACCGTGCAGGCTTACTATCACCCCGAAAGGAAGGGCACCGCAGTGACGGATTCGGGTGACATCGAAGACATCAGCACATCGCCTCGGAGGGGCGGTTTGTTTTTAATCGACGGACGCTCCCCGCTCGAGGTCGTCACGTCGGATGGTAAAGTCAGCGAGAAGGCGCGCGTAGGTTTTTTCACGTCGCTGCTTGCGTCGATCCTCTTTTGGGGCTTGGGTTGA